Proteins from a genomic interval of Burkholderia cepacia GG4:
- the ligA gene encoding NAD-dependent DNA ligase LigA yields the protein MARTQAEPPASQPDARVAWLRDQLERANHAYYVLDQPDLPDAEYDRLFGELQQLETDHPELVTPDSPTQRVGGEVANGFTPVVHDAPMLSLNNGFADEDIAAFDKRIADALDKTIDLAGSVTDPVEYACELKFDGLAISLRYEQGVFVQASTRGDGTTGEDVTENVRTIRSIPLKLKGAHVPAVLDVRGEVLMFKRDFARLNERQRAAEQREFANPRNAAAGSLRQLDPKITAQRPLSFFAYGIGMLDGMPMPDTHSALLDWYESLGLPVNRERAIVHGAEGLLGFFRKVGEKRESLPYDIDGVVYKVNRRDEQDRLGFVSRAPRFALAHKFPAQEALTKLVAIDVQVGRTGAITPVARLEPVFVGGATVTNATLHNEDEVRRKDIRIGDTVIVRRAGDVIPEVVGALLDRRPDDAAEFVMPTECPVCGSKIERLPDEAIARCTGGLFCPAQRKQALWHFAQRRALDIDGLGEKIIDQLVELNLVRTPADLFNLGFATLAELDRFAEKSAQNLLDSLEKAKHTTLARFIYGLGIRHVGESTAKDLAKHFGSLTPIMDASIEELLEVNDVGPIVAESLHQFFAEEHNRTVIEQLRAPGKVTWPEGPPAPKAPQGVLAGKTVVLTGTLPTLTRDAAKEMLEAAGAKVAGSVSKKTDYVVAGAEAGSKLVKAEELGIPVLDEDGLHQLLEGNTP from the coding sequence ATGGCCCGAACCCAAGCCGAACCGCCAGCCAGCCAGCCCGACGCGCGCGTCGCGTGGCTGCGCGACCAACTCGAGCGGGCGAACCACGCCTATTACGTGCTCGACCAGCCGGATCTGCCCGACGCCGAATACGACCGCCTGTTCGGCGAGCTGCAGCAGCTCGAAACCGACCATCCCGAACTCGTGACGCCCGATTCGCCGACCCAGCGCGTCGGCGGCGAAGTGGCAAACGGTTTCACGCCGGTCGTCCACGACGCGCCGATGCTGTCGCTGAACAACGGCTTCGCCGACGAGGACATCGCCGCGTTCGACAAGCGCATCGCCGATGCGCTCGACAAGACGATCGACCTCGCCGGCTCCGTGACGGACCCGGTCGAGTACGCGTGCGAACTGAAGTTCGACGGGCTCGCGATCTCGCTGCGCTACGAGCAGGGCGTGTTCGTGCAGGCGTCGACGCGCGGCGACGGCACCACCGGCGAGGACGTGACGGAGAACGTCCGCACGATCCGCTCGATTCCGCTCAAGCTGAAGGGCGCGCACGTGCCGGCGGTGCTCGACGTGCGCGGCGAGGTACTGATGTTCAAGCGCGATTTCGCACGCCTGAACGAACGCCAGCGCGCGGCCGAGCAGCGCGAATTCGCGAATCCGCGCAACGCGGCGGCCGGCAGCCTGCGCCAGCTCGACCCGAAGATCACCGCGCAGCGTCCGCTGTCGTTCTTCGCGTACGGGATCGGCATGCTCGACGGGATGCCGATGCCCGATACGCACAGCGCGTTGCTCGACTGGTACGAGTCGCTCGGCCTGCCGGTGAACCGCGAGCGTGCGATCGTGCACGGCGCAGAAGGCTTGCTCGGTTTCTTCCGCAAGGTCGGTGAGAAGCGCGAGTCGCTGCCGTACGACATCGACGGCGTCGTCTACAAGGTGAACCGGCGCGACGAGCAGGACCGCCTCGGCTTCGTGTCGCGCGCGCCGCGCTTTGCGCTCGCGCACAAGTTCCCCGCGCAGGAAGCGCTGACGAAGCTCGTCGCGATCGACGTGCAGGTCGGCCGCACGGGCGCGATCACGCCGGTCGCGCGGCTCGAGCCCGTGTTCGTCGGCGGTGCGACGGTGACCAACGCGACGCTGCACAACGAGGACGAAGTCCGCCGCAAGGACATCCGGATCGGCGATACCGTGATCGTCCGGCGGGCGGGCGACGTGATCCCCGAGGTCGTCGGCGCGCTGCTCGATCGCCGGCCGGACGACGCGGCCGAGTTCGTGATGCCGACCGAGTGCCCGGTGTGCGGCTCGAAGATCGAGCGCCTGCCGGACGAGGCGATCGCGCGCTGCACGGGCGGCCTGTTCTGTCCGGCGCAGCGCAAGCAGGCGCTGTGGCATTTCGCGCAGCGCCGTGCGCTCGACATCGACGGGCTCGGCGAGAAGATCATCGACCAGCTCGTCGAGCTGAACCTCGTGCGCACGCCGGCCGACCTGTTCAATCTCGGTTTCGCGACGCTCGCGGAACTCGACCGGTTCGCCGAGAAATCCGCGCAGAACCTGCTCGACTCGCTCGAGAAGGCGAAGCACACGACGCTCGCGCGCTTCATCTACGGGCTCGGGATCCGCCATGTCGGCGAATCGACCGCGAAGGATCTCGCGAAGCATTTCGGGTCGCTGACCCCGATCATGGACGCGTCGATCGAGGAACTGCTCGAAGTGAACGACGTCGGGCCGATCGTCGCCGAGTCGCTTCATCAGTTCTTCGCGGAAGAGCACAACCGGACCGTGATCGAGCAGTTGCGCGCACCCGGCAAGGTCACGTGGCCGGAAGGCCCGCCCGCGCCGAAGGCGCCGCAGGGCGTGCTGGCCGGCAAGACGGTCGTGCTGACGGGCACGCTGCCTACGCTCACGCGCGACGCGGCGAAAGAGATGCTCGAAGCGGCGGGCGCGAAAGTCGCGGGCTCGGTATCGAAGAAGACGGATTACGTGGTCGCGGGCGCCGAAGCCGGCAGCAAGCTCGTGAAGGCCGAGGAACTCGGCATCCCCGTATTGGACGAAGACGGACTGCACCAGCTCCTGGAGGGTAATACGCCATGA
- the def gene encoding peptide deformylase, producing MIREILKMGDPRLLEVAKPVERFDTPELHEIVADMFETMHHANGAGLAAPQIGLGLQIIIFGFGSNNRYPEAPPVPETVLINPKLEYMPPDMEEGWEGCLSVPGMRGVVSRYAKVRYSGFDQFGAKIDRVAEGFHARVVQHEYDHLIGKLYPMRITDFTRFGFTEVLFPGLDSTDDD from the coding sequence ATGATTCGCGAGATCCTGAAGATGGGCGATCCGCGCCTGCTCGAAGTCGCCAAACCGGTCGAGCGGTTCGACACGCCGGAACTGCACGAGATCGTCGCGGACATGTTCGAGACGATGCATCACGCGAACGGCGCGGGGCTCGCCGCGCCGCAGATCGGCCTCGGGCTGCAGATCATCATCTTCGGCTTCGGCAGCAACAACCGCTATCCGGAAGCGCCGCCCGTGCCCGAGACCGTGCTGATCAACCCGAAGCTCGAGTACATGCCGCCGGACATGGAAGAGGGCTGGGAGGGCTGCCTGTCGGTGCCGGGCATGCGCGGCGTCGTCAGCCGCTACGCGAAGGTGCGCTACAGCGGCTTCGACCAGTTCGGTGCGAAGATCGACCGCGTCGCGGAAGGCTTCCACGCGCGGGTCGTCCAGCATGAATACGATCACCTGATCGGCAAGCTGTATCCGATGCGCATCACCGATTTCACGCGCTTCGGCTTCACCGAGGTGCTGTTCCCGGGGCTCGATTCGACCGACGACGACTGA
- a CDS encoding pseudouridine synthase — MRTKLTVKNPKPASPTRAPVRSGSLVARKAVRPAAPSAADKPARPKKAAAPAAAGERAFKPRGAERPGADRAPAQRAPRDGGAERGYRGGDAKPGGRAPYRDNAAGEGAKRSFGDRRPPADRPARRSDDDARPRRAGAEGGARAPYRDKATGDAPKRSFGDRPARRSDDDARPRRAGAEGGARAPYRDKATGDAPKRSFGDRPARRDDDARPRRAGAEGGARAPYRDKATGDAPKRSFGDRPARRSDDDARPRRAGAEGGARAPYRDKAAGAPLKTAQPVKRRAADIDHGDETGLMRLSKRMSELGLCSRREADEWIEKGWVLVDGERIDTLGTKVRPDQKIEIDERASAAQAAQVTILLHKPVGYVSGQAEDGYEPASVLITRANQWSGDRSPMRFSPQHLHALAPAGRLDIDSTGLLVLTQNGRIAKQLIGEQSDIDKEYLVRVRFGEMLIDIDQHFPAESLAKLRHGLELDGVALKPAMVSWQNGEQLRFVLREGKKRQIRRMCELVGLEVIGLKRVRMGRVMLGALPQGQWRYLSADESF; from the coding sequence ATGCGCACCAAATTAACCGTCAAGAATCCGAAGCCGGCGTCGCCGACCCGCGCCCCTGTCCGCTCCGGCAGCCTCGTCGCCCGCAAGGCGGTGCGCCCCGCCGCACCGTCCGCGGCCGACAAGCCCGCGCGCCCGAAAAAGGCGGCCGCACCGGCAGCCGCCGGTGAACGCGCATTCAAACCGCGCGGTGCGGAGCGCCCGGGCGCGGATCGCGCGCCGGCGCAGCGCGCTCCGCGTGACGGCGGTGCCGAACGCGGCTATCGCGGCGGTGATGCGAAACCGGGCGGCCGCGCCCCTTATCGCGACAATGCGGCCGGCGAAGGCGCGAAGCGCAGCTTCGGCGACCGCCGCCCGCCGGCCGATCGCCCGGCACGCCGCAGCGACGACGATGCACGCCCGCGCCGCGCAGGTGCCGAAGGCGGTGCACGCGCGCCCTATCGCGACAAGGCAACCGGCGATGCGCCGAAGCGCAGCTTCGGCGACCGCCCGGCACGCCGCAGCGACGACGATGCACGCCCGCGCCGCGCAGGTGCCGAAGGTGGCGCACGCGCGCCCTATCGCGACAAGGCAACCGGCGATGCGCCGAAGCGCAGCTTCGGCGATCGCCCGGCACGCCGCGACGACGACGCACGCCCGCGCCGCGCAGGCGCCGAAGGCGGTGCACGTGCGCCCTATCGCGACAAGGCAACCGGCGATGCGCCGAAGCGCAGCTTCGGCGACCGCCCGGCACGCCGCAGCGACGACGATGCACGACCGCGCCGCGCAGGCGCCGAAGGCGGTGCACGCGCGCCCTATCGCGACAAGGCAGCCGGCGCCCCGCTGAAGACCGCGCAACCCGTCAAGCGCCGCGCCGCCGACATCGATCACGGCGACGAAACGGGCCTGATGCGCCTGTCGAAGCGCATGTCCGAGCTCGGCTTGTGCTCGCGCCGCGAAGCCGACGAATGGATCGAAAAGGGCTGGGTGCTCGTCGACGGCGAGCGCATCGATACGCTCGGCACCAAGGTCCGCCCGGACCAGAAGATCGAGATCGACGAGCGCGCGAGCGCCGCGCAGGCCGCGCAGGTGACGATCCTGCTGCACAAGCCGGTCGGCTATGTGTCGGGTCAGGCAGAAGACGGCTACGAGCCGGCGTCGGTGCTGATCACGCGCGCCAACCAGTGGAGCGGCGACCGTTCGCCAATGCGCTTCTCGCCGCAGCATCTGCACGCGCTCGCGCCGGCCGGCCGGCTCGACATCGATTCGACCGGCCTGCTCGTGCTGACGCAGAACGGCCGGATCGCGAAGCAACTGATCGGCGAACAGTCGGACATCGACAAGGAGTACCTGGTGCGCGTGCGCTTCGGCGAAATGCTGATCGACATCGACCAGCATTTCCCCGCGGAATCGCTCGCGAAGCTGCGCCACGGGCTCGAACTCGACGGCGTCGCGCTGAAGCCCGCGATGGTGAGCTGGCAGAACGGCGAGCAGTTGCGTTTCGTGCTGCGCGAAGGCAAGAAGCGCCAGATCCGTCGCATGTGCGAGCTGGTCGGCCTCGAAGTGATCGGCCTGAAGCGCGTGCGGATGGGCCGCGTGATGCTGGGCGCGCTGCCGCAAGGGCAATGGCGCTATCTGTCGGCCGACGAATCGTTCTGA
- a CDS encoding [protein-PII] uridylyltransferase, whose product MSAHAAPSPEALSRRAEFKAAKTDMLERFRSATNVASLMHALSKLTDEALKRVWDDCGLPATLALVAVGGYGRGELAPHSDVDILVLLPDAHDPALDARIERFIGMAWDLGLEIGSSVRTVAQCIEEASQDVTVQTSLLEARRIVGSTALFERFTVRYHEALDARAFFTAKVLEMRQRHAKFQDTPYSLEPNVKESPGGLRDLQTILWIARAAGFGSSWRELDTRGLITEREARELRRNEGFLKTLRARLHVIAGRRQDMLVFDLQTQAAESFGYRPTQAKRASEQLMRRYYWAAKAVTQLATILIQNIEAQLFPATSGITRVLSPDRFVEKQGMLEIVDDGVFERHPDAILEAFLLYETTRGVKGLSARTLRALYNSREIMNNTWRRDPQNRRTFMQILQQPEGITHAFRLMNQTSVLGRYLLNFRRIVGQMQHDLYHVYTVDQHILMVLRNIRRFAVAEHAHEYPFCSQLIGNFERPWVLYVAALFHDIAKGRGGDHSTLGMTDARRFCREHGITGDDAALIVWLVQHHLTMSQVAQKQDTSDPEVIKRFAEVVGNERYLTALYLLTVADIRGTSPKVWNTWKGKLLEDLYRITLAVLGGANPDAHSELKSRQEQALALLRLETVPDDAHRALWDQLDIGFFLRHDAADIAWQTRVLYRHVNAETAIVRARPSPIGDALQVLVYVKDRPDLFAGICAYFDRNGLSVLDARVSTTRHGYALDNFIVTQTERDVRYRDIANLVEQQLATRLAETASLPEPSKGRLSRLSRTFPITPRVDLRADERGQYYILSVSANDRPGLLYSIARVLAEHQVGVHAARINTLGERVEDIFLLDGAGLSDNRLQIQLETELLRAIAV is encoded by the coding sequence ATGAGCGCTCACGCCGCCCCCTCGCCCGAAGCGCTGTCGCGGCGCGCCGAATTCAAGGCCGCCAAGACCGACATGCTCGAGCGCTTTCGCAGCGCGACGAACGTCGCGTCGCTGATGCACGCGCTGTCGAAACTCACCGACGAAGCGCTCAAGCGCGTGTGGGACGACTGCGGGCTACCCGCGACGCTCGCGCTCGTCGCCGTCGGCGGCTACGGGCGCGGCGAGCTCGCACCCCATTCCGACGTCGACATCCTCGTGCTGCTGCCGGATGCGCACGACCCGGCGCTCGACGCGCGCATCGAGCGCTTCATCGGGATGGCGTGGGATCTCGGCCTCGAGATCGGCAGCAGCGTGCGCACGGTCGCGCAATGCATCGAGGAAGCGTCGCAGGACGTCACGGTGCAGACCTCGCTGCTCGAAGCGCGCCGCATCGTCGGCAGCACCGCACTGTTCGAGCGCTTCACCGTGCGGTATCACGAGGCGCTCGACGCGCGCGCGTTCTTCACCGCGAAGGTGCTCGAGATGCGGCAGCGCCACGCGAAGTTCCAGGACACGCCGTACAGCCTCGAGCCGAACGTGAAGGAAAGCCCCGGCGGGCTGCGCGACCTGCAGACGATCCTGTGGATCGCGCGCGCGGCCGGCTTCGGCAGCAGCTGGCGCGAACTCGATACGCGCGGCCTCATCACCGAGCGCGAGGCGCGTGAATTGCGCCGCAACGAAGGATTCCTGAAGACGCTGCGCGCGCGGCTGCACGTGATCGCCGGCCGCCGCCAGGACATGCTCGTGTTCGACCTGCAGACGCAGGCGGCCGAGAGCTTCGGCTACCGGCCGACGCAGGCCAAGCGCGCAAGCGAACAGCTGATGCGCCGCTACTACTGGGCCGCGAAAGCCGTCACGCAGCTCGCGACGATCCTGATCCAGAACATCGAGGCGCAGCTGTTCCCCGCGACGAGCGGCATCACGCGCGTGCTGTCACCCGATCGCTTCGTCGAGAAGCAGGGCATGCTCGAGATCGTCGACGACGGCGTGTTCGAGCGCCATCCGGACGCGATCCTCGAAGCGTTCCTGCTGTACGAGACGACCCGCGGCGTGAAGGGCCTGTCCGCCCGCACGCTGCGCGCGCTGTACAACTCGCGCGAAATCATGAACAACACGTGGCGGCGCGATCCGCAGAACCGCCGCACGTTCATGCAGATCCTGCAGCAGCCCGAAGGCATCACGCATGCGTTCCGGCTGATGAACCAGACGAGCGTGCTCGGCCGCTACCTGCTGAATTTCCGCCGCATCGTCGGCCAGATGCAGCACGACCTGTACCACGTGTACACGGTCGACCAGCACATCCTGATGGTGTTGCGCAACATACGCCGGTTTGCGGTGGCCGAGCATGCGCACGAGTACCCGTTCTGCAGCCAGCTGATCGGTAATTTCGAGCGGCCGTGGGTACTGTATGTCGCGGCGCTGTTCCACGACATCGCGAAAGGCCGCGGCGGCGACCACTCGACGCTCGGGATGACCGACGCGCGGCGCTTCTGCCGCGAGCACGGGATCACCGGCGACGACGCGGCGCTGATCGTGTGGCTCGTCCAGCATCACCTGACGATGAGCCAGGTCGCGCAGAAGCAGGACACGAGCGATCCGGAAGTGATCAAGCGCTTCGCTGAAGTCGTCGGCAACGAACGGTACCTCACCGCGCTCTACCTGCTGACCGTCGCCGATATCCGCGGCACGAGCCCGAAGGTGTGGAACACGTGGAAGGGCAAGCTGCTCGAGGACCTGTACCGCATCACGCTCGCGGTGCTTGGCGGCGCCAACCCCGACGCGCATTCGGAACTGAAATCGCGGCAGGAGCAGGCGCTCGCGCTGCTGCGCCTCGAGACCGTGCCCGACGACGCGCACCGCGCGCTGTGGGATCAGCTCGACATCGGTTTCTTCCTGCGCCACGATGCGGCCGACATCGCATGGCAGACGCGCGTGCTGTACCGGCACGTGAACGCCGAGACCGCGATCGTCCGTGCGCGGCCGTCGCCGATCGGCGACGCACTGCAGGTACTCGTGTACGTGAAGGACCGCCCCGACCTGTTCGCGGGCATCTGCGCGTACTTCGACCGCAACGGGCTGTCGGTGCTCGATGCGCGCGTCAGCACGACGCGGCACGGCTATGCGCTCGACAACTTCATCGTCACGCAGACCGAACGCGACGTGCGCTACCGCGACATCGCGAATCTCGTCGAACAGCAACTCGCGACGCGCCTGGCCGAAACCGCGTCGCTGCCGGAGCCGTCCAAGGGCCGCCTGTCGCGGCTGTCCCGGACGTTTCCGATCACGCCGCGCGTCGACCTCCGGGCCGACGAGCGCGGCCAGTACTACATCCTGTCCGTGTCCGCCAACGACCGGCCGGGCCTTCTCTATTCGATCGCGCGCGTCCTGGCCGAGCATCAGGTCGGCGTCCACGCGGCGCGGATCAATACGCTCGGCGAACGCGTCGAGGACATCTTCCTGCTCGACGGTGCCGGCCTGTCCGACAACCGCCTGCAGATCCAGCTCGAAACCGAATTGCTGCGCGCGATCGCAGTCTGA
- the map gene encoding type I methionyl aminopeptidase translates to MAITLKNEHDIAEMRVACRLASEVLDFITPHVVAGVTTAELDRLCHEFMLNEQGTVPAPLNYQPPGYPPYPKATCISVNDVICHGIPGEKVIKNGDALNIDITVIKNGYFGDTSRMFIVGEGSILAKRLVQTTYECMWLGIDQVKPGAHLGDIGYAIQKHAEAQGYSVVREYCGHGIGTVFHEDPQVVHYGRPGTGIELKAGMIFTIEPMINAGKRDIRTMPDQWTVKTRDRSLSAQWEHTVLVTETGYEVLTVSAGTPARPVFAQPAAAV, encoded by the coding sequence ATGGCTATTACGCTCAAAAACGAACACGACATCGCCGAGATGCGCGTCGCCTGCCGTCTCGCGAGCGAAGTGCTCGACTTCATCACGCCGCACGTCGTCGCGGGCGTCACGACGGCCGAACTCGACCGGCTCTGCCACGAGTTCATGCTCAACGAACAGGGCACGGTCCCCGCGCCGCTGAACTACCAGCCGCCCGGCTATCCGCCGTACCCGAAGGCCACCTGCATCTCGGTCAACGACGTGATCTGCCACGGCATTCCCGGCGAGAAGGTGATCAAGAACGGCGACGCGCTGAACATCGACATCACCGTGATCAAGAACGGCTACTTCGGCGACACCAGCCGGATGTTCATCGTCGGCGAAGGCTCGATCCTGGCGAAGCGCCTCGTGCAGACCACCTACGAGTGCATGTGGCTCGGCATCGACCAGGTCAAGCCCGGCGCGCACCTCGGCGACATCGGCTACGCGATCCAGAAGCATGCGGAAGCGCAAGGCTACAGCGTCGTGCGCGAATACTGCGGGCACGGCATCGGCACGGTGTTCCACGAGGATCCGCAGGTCGTCCACTACGGCCGTCCGGGCACCGGCATCGAGCTGAAGGCCGGGATGATCTTCACGATCGAGCCGATGATCAACGCCGGCAAGCGCGACATCCGCACTATGCCCGACCAGTGGACGGTCAAGACGCGCGACCGCAGCCTGTCCGCGCAATGGGAGCACACGGTGCTCGTCACCGAGACGGGCTACGAAGTGCTGACCGTATCGGCCGGCACGCCGGCGCGTCCGGTGTTCGCGCAACCGGCCGCCGCGGTCTGA